In a genomic window of Struthio camelus isolate bStrCam1 chromosome 20, bStrCam1.hap1, whole genome shotgun sequence:
- the ZBTB34 gene encoding zinc finger and BTB domain-containing protein 34 isoform X3 codes for MDSSSFIQFDVPEYSNTVLSQLNELRLQGKLCDIIVHIQGQPFRAHKAVLAASSPYFRDHSALSTMSGLSISVIKNPNVFEQLLSFCYTGRMSLQLKDVVSFLTAASFLQMQCVIDKCTQILESIHSKISVGDVDSVTVGAEENSENRNGVKDSSYFANPIEISPPYCSQVRQSTASSDLRMETTPGKTLRSRLQEEGHSDRGSSGSISEYEIQIEGDHEQGDLIVRESQIAEVKVKMEKSDRPSCSDSSSLGDDGYHTEMVDGEQVVAVNVGSYGSVLQHVYSFTHASSQATGVSETFGSLSNSSPSRSMLSCFRGGRARQKRVSTGHLHSDVQGLIQGADSETMVSNPGYESSPRERNARGHWYPYNERLICIYCGKSFNQKGSLDRHMRLHMGITPFVCKFCGKKYTRKDQLEYHIRGHTDDKPFRCEICGKCFPFQGTLNQHLRKNHPGVTEVRNRVESPDRTEAFVEQKVDNDASASEVMDSSMEIHAMSNTSD; via the coding sequence ATGGACAGCAGCAGTTTCATTCAGTTTGATGTGCCTGAGTACAGCAACACTGTTTTGAGCCAGTTAAATGAACTCCGCTTGCAAGGAAAGCTATGTGACATAATTGTGCATATTCAGGGTCAGCCATTTCGAGCCCATAAAGCAGTCCTAGCTGCCAGTTCCCCATATTTCCGTGACCATTCAGCATTAAGCACCATGAGTGGCTTGTCAATATCGGTTATTAAAAATCCTAATGTTTTTGAACAGTTGCTTTCATTTTGTTACACTGGAAGGATGTCCTTGCAGCTGAAGGATGTTGTCAGTTTTCTGACTGCAGCCAGCTTTCTGCAGATGCAGTGCGTCATTGATAAATGCACACAAATACTAGAGAGTATTCATTCAAAGATCAGCGTTGGTGATGTTGACTCTGTCACTGTTGGTgctgaagaaaattcagaaaaccgCAATGGAGTTAAAGACAGCAGCTACTTTGCCAATCCTATTGAGATATCTCCCCCCTATTGCTCTCAGGTGCGACAGTCAACAGCAAGCAGCGATCTTAGGATGGAAACTACTCCAGGCAAAACTCTACGTAGTCGTCTGCAAGAAGAAGGGCATTCAGATCGAGGAAGCAGTGGGAGCATCTCTGAGTATGAGATTCAGATTGAAGGTGATCATGAGCAAGGAGACCTGATAGTAAGGGAGAGTCAAATTGCAGAGGTGAAAGTTAAAATGGAAAAGTCTGACAGGCCCAGTTGCTCTGATAGCTCTTCCCTTGGTGATGATGGATATCATACTGAAatggtggatggagagcaagtggtGGCAGTAAATGTTGGTTCCTATGGGTCTGTGTTACAGCATGTTTATTCATTTACCCATGCCTCATCCCAGGCTACAGGTGTGTCTGAAACCTTCGGAAGCCTAAGCAATTCAAGTCCTTCAAGGTCTATGCTGAGCTGTTTCAGAGGGGGCCGTGCACGCCAAAAGCGGGTATCCACTGGTCACTTGCATAGTGATGTTCAGGGCTTGATACAAGGGGCTGACAGTGAAACCATGGTGAGTAACCCAGGATATGAAAGTAGTCCACGGGAAAGAAATGCAAGAGGTCACTGGTATCCATACAATGAAAGGTTAATTTGTATCTACTGTGGAAAGTCTTTCAACCAGAAGGGGAGCCTTGATCGACACATGCGACTGCACATGGGAATAACTCCTTTTGTGTGCAAGTTTTGCGGGAAGAAATATACCCGCAAGGACCAACTCGAGTATCATATTCGTGGCCACACAGATGACAAGCCCTTTCGTTGTGAGATCTGTGGAAAGTGTTTTCCTTTCCAGGGTACGCTAAACCAGCATTTGCGAAAGAATCACCCTGGGGTAACAGAAGTACGAAACAGGGTAGAGTCTCCGGACAGAACAGAGGCATTTGTGGAACAGAAAGTAGATAATGATGCTTCAGCTTCTGAAGTTATGGATTCTAGTATGGAAATTCATGCAATGTCTAACACATCTGATTAA
- the ZBTB34 gene encoding zinc finger and BTB domain-containing protein 34 isoform X2, with protein sequence MLPACRLHFTSVEMDSSSFIQFDVPEYSNTVLSQLNELRLQGKLCDIIVHIQGQPFRAHKAVLAASSPYFRDHSALSTMSGLSISVIKNPNVFEQLLSFCYTGRMSLQLKDVVSFLTAASFLQMQCVIDKCTQILESIHSKISVGDVDSVTVGAEENSENRNGVKDSSYFANPIEISPPYCSQVRQSTASSDLRMETTPGKTLRSRLQEEGHSDRGSSGSISEYEIQIEGDHEQGDLIVRESQIAEVKVKMEKSDRPSCSDSSSLGDDGYHTEMVDGEQVVAVNVGSYGSVLQHVYSFTHASSQATGVSETFGSLSNSSPSRSMLSCFRGGRARQKRVSTGHLHSDVQGLIQGADSETMVSNPGYESSPRERNARGHWYPYNERLICIYCGKSFNQKGSLDRHMRLHMGITPFVCKFCGKKYTRKDQLEYHIRGHTDDKPFRCEICGKCFPFQGTLNQHLRKNHPGVTEVRNRVESPDRTEAFVEQKVDNDASASEVMDSSMEIHAMSNTSD encoded by the exons ATGCTTCCTGCATGCAG attacaCTTTACATCAGTAGAAATGGACAGCAGCAGTTTCATTCAGTTTGATGTGCCTGAGTACAGCAACACTGTTTTGAGCCAGTTAAATGAACTCCGCTTGCAAGGAAAGCTATGTGACATAATTGTGCATATTCAGGGTCAGCCATTTCGAGCCCATAAAGCAGTCCTAGCTGCCAGTTCCCCATATTTCCGTGACCATTCAGCATTAAGCACCATGAGTGGCTTGTCAATATCGGTTATTAAAAATCCTAATGTTTTTGAACAGTTGCTTTCATTTTGTTACACTGGAAGGATGTCCTTGCAGCTGAAGGATGTTGTCAGTTTTCTGACTGCAGCCAGCTTTCTGCAGATGCAGTGCGTCATTGATAAATGCACACAAATACTAGAGAGTATTCATTCAAAGATCAGCGTTGGTGATGTTGACTCTGTCACTGTTGGTgctgaagaaaattcagaaaaccgCAATGGAGTTAAAGACAGCAGCTACTTTGCCAATCCTATTGAGATATCTCCCCCCTATTGCTCTCAGGTGCGACAGTCAACAGCAAGCAGCGATCTTAGGATGGAAACTACTCCAGGCAAAACTCTACGTAGTCGTCTGCAAGAAGAAGGGCATTCAGATCGAGGAAGCAGTGGGAGCATCTCTGAGTATGAGATTCAGATTGAAGGTGATCATGAGCAAGGAGACCTGATAGTAAGGGAGAGTCAAATTGCAGAGGTGAAAGTTAAAATGGAAAAGTCTGACAGGCCCAGTTGCTCTGATAGCTCTTCCCTTGGTGATGATGGATATCATACTGAAatggtggatggagagcaagtggtGGCAGTAAATGTTGGTTCCTATGGGTCTGTGTTACAGCATGTTTATTCATTTACCCATGCCTCATCCCAGGCTACAGGTGTGTCTGAAACCTTCGGAAGCCTAAGCAATTCAAGTCCTTCAAGGTCTATGCTGAGCTGTTTCAGAGGGGGCCGTGCACGCCAAAAGCGGGTATCCACTGGTCACTTGCATAGTGATGTTCAGGGCTTGATACAAGGGGCTGACAGTGAAACCATGGTGAGTAACCCAGGATATGAAAGTAGTCCACGGGAAAGAAATGCAAGAGGTCACTGGTATCCATACAATGAAAGGTTAATTTGTATCTACTGTGGAAAGTCTTTCAACCAGAAGGGGAGCCTTGATCGACACATGCGACTGCACATGGGAATAACTCCTTTTGTGTGCAAGTTTTGCGGGAAGAAATATACCCGCAAGGACCAACTCGAGTATCATATTCGTGGCCACACAGATGACAAGCCCTTTCGTTGTGAGATCTGTGGAAAGTGTTTTCCTTTCCAGGGTACGCTAAACCAGCATTTGCGAAAGAATCACCCTGGGGTAACAGAAGTACGAAACAGGGTAGAGTCTCCGGACAGAACAGAGGCATTTGTGGAACAGAAAGTAGATAATGATGCTTCAGCTTCTGAAGTTATGGATTCTAGTATGGAAATTCATGCAATGTCTAACACATCTGATTAA
- the ZBTB34 gene encoding zinc finger and BTB domain-containing protein 34 isoform X1, translated as MCPITACNIRHKQKKNPVGSCDTLDMLPACRLHFTSVEMDSSSFIQFDVPEYSNTVLSQLNELRLQGKLCDIIVHIQGQPFRAHKAVLAASSPYFRDHSALSTMSGLSISVIKNPNVFEQLLSFCYTGRMSLQLKDVVSFLTAASFLQMQCVIDKCTQILESIHSKISVGDVDSVTVGAEENSENRNGVKDSSYFANPIEISPPYCSQVRQSTASSDLRMETTPGKTLRSRLQEEGHSDRGSSGSISEYEIQIEGDHEQGDLIVRESQIAEVKVKMEKSDRPSCSDSSSLGDDGYHTEMVDGEQVVAVNVGSYGSVLQHVYSFTHASSQATGVSETFGSLSNSSPSRSMLSCFRGGRARQKRVSTGHLHSDVQGLIQGADSETMVSNPGYESSPRERNARGHWYPYNERLICIYCGKSFNQKGSLDRHMRLHMGITPFVCKFCGKKYTRKDQLEYHIRGHTDDKPFRCEICGKCFPFQGTLNQHLRKNHPGVTEVRNRVESPDRTEAFVEQKVDNDASASEVMDSSMEIHAMSNTSD; from the exons ATGTGTCCTATTACAGCGTGTAACATAagacataaacagaaaaaaaatccagtaggaAGTTGTGATACATTAGACATGCTTCCTGCATGCAG attacaCTTTACATCAGTAGAAATGGACAGCAGCAGTTTCATTCAGTTTGATGTGCCTGAGTACAGCAACACTGTTTTGAGCCAGTTAAATGAACTCCGCTTGCAAGGAAAGCTATGTGACATAATTGTGCATATTCAGGGTCAGCCATTTCGAGCCCATAAAGCAGTCCTAGCTGCCAGTTCCCCATATTTCCGTGACCATTCAGCATTAAGCACCATGAGTGGCTTGTCAATATCGGTTATTAAAAATCCTAATGTTTTTGAACAGTTGCTTTCATTTTGTTACACTGGAAGGATGTCCTTGCAGCTGAAGGATGTTGTCAGTTTTCTGACTGCAGCCAGCTTTCTGCAGATGCAGTGCGTCATTGATAAATGCACACAAATACTAGAGAGTATTCATTCAAAGATCAGCGTTGGTGATGTTGACTCTGTCACTGTTGGTgctgaagaaaattcagaaaaccgCAATGGAGTTAAAGACAGCAGCTACTTTGCCAATCCTATTGAGATATCTCCCCCCTATTGCTCTCAGGTGCGACAGTCAACAGCAAGCAGCGATCTTAGGATGGAAACTACTCCAGGCAAAACTCTACGTAGTCGTCTGCAAGAAGAAGGGCATTCAGATCGAGGAAGCAGTGGGAGCATCTCTGAGTATGAGATTCAGATTGAAGGTGATCATGAGCAAGGAGACCTGATAGTAAGGGAGAGTCAAATTGCAGAGGTGAAAGTTAAAATGGAAAAGTCTGACAGGCCCAGTTGCTCTGATAGCTCTTCCCTTGGTGATGATGGATATCATACTGAAatggtggatggagagcaagtggtGGCAGTAAATGTTGGTTCCTATGGGTCTGTGTTACAGCATGTTTATTCATTTACCCATGCCTCATCCCAGGCTACAGGTGTGTCTGAAACCTTCGGAAGCCTAAGCAATTCAAGTCCTTCAAGGTCTATGCTGAGCTGTTTCAGAGGGGGCCGTGCACGCCAAAAGCGGGTATCCACTGGTCACTTGCATAGTGATGTTCAGGGCTTGATACAAGGGGCTGACAGTGAAACCATGGTGAGTAACCCAGGATATGAAAGTAGTCCACGGGAAAGAAATGCAAGAGGTCACTGGTATCCATACAATGAAAGGTTAATTTGTATCTACTGTGGAAAGTCTTTCAACCAGAAGGGGAGCCTTGATCGACACATGCGACTGCACATGGGAATAACTCCTTTTGTGTGCAAGTTTTGCGGGAAGAAATATACCCGCAAGGACCAACTCGAGTATCATATTCGTGGCCACACAGATGACAAGCCCTTTCGTTGTGAGATCTGTGGAAAGTGTTTTCCTTTCCAGGGTACGCTAAACCAGCATTTGCGAAAGAATCACCCTGGGGTAACAGAAGTACGAAACAGGGTAGAGTCTCCGGACAGAACAGAGGCATTTGTGGAACAGAAAGTAGATAATGATGCTTCAGCTTCTGAAGTTATGGATTCTAGTATGGAAATTCATGCAATGTCTAACACATCTGATTAA